A single window of Gossypium hirsutum isolate 1008001.06 chromosome A10, Gossypium_hirsutum_v2.1, whole genome shotgun sequence DNA harbors:
- the LOC107896203 gene encoding carboxypeptidase Y-like, which yields MSKACLLLVLIGVVVFIITPSLANHDNEPPQHPGPSGRGDEPPHHPEPSGMGNEPLHHPGPGGRREKPPHHPRPSGMGDEPPHHLGPGGRGEEPPHHPGPGGRRERSHHTTLDPVVGERNHHMGKHHLTDTS from the coding sequence ATGTCTAAAGCTTGTTTGCTACTGGTTCTCATTGGAGTGGTGGTTTTTATCATTACTCCTTCTCTAGCTAACCACGATAATGAGCCACCCCAACACCCTGGACCTAGTGGTAGGGGGGATGAGCCACCACACCACCCTGAACCTAGTGGTATGGGGAATGAACCACTACATCACCCCGGACCTGGTGGTAGGAGAGAGAAGCCACCACACCACCCCAGACCTAGTGGTATGGGGGATGAGCCACCACATCACCTCGGACCTGGTGGTAGAGGAGAGGAGCCACCACATCACCCCGGACCTGGTGGTAGGAGGGAGAGGAGCCACCACACCACCCTGGACCCGGTGGTAGGGGAGAGGAACCACCACATGGGGAAACACCACCTCACAGACACCTCTTGA